CAGGAGCACCACATGGTTGATCGAAGTCAGGCCGGTCACCCTCCCCGGCCGCCCCTCAACGCTTGCCGCCTCGCTTCCGATTTTCGTGCCTGGAGCGCCGGGATTGAAGGCGTTCCTGATGCGCAACGGAATCCCTGCCTTCATCACCGGCTGCACGGCGAGAGGATGTAGAACCTTCGCTCCGGCGTGCGACAGCTCCATCGCTTCGGCGTAGCTGATCTCCGGAATGACCCGCGCATCGGGCACGCGCTTGGGATCGGCGCTGTAGAAGCCATCGACATCGCTCCATATCCACACCTCTTCGGCGTGGAGCGCCGCGCCGAGAATCGTTGCCGTGAAATCGGATCCGCCACGCCCGAGGTTGGTCACGCTCCCATCCGGAGCGGAAGCGATGAAGCCGGTCACCACCGGCAGAGGCTCGAAGCTGCCGAAGCACTCGTGAATCAGCTTGCCCGTCGCGAGGCGATCCACCTTGGCAAAGCAGTGATTGTCGTCGGTGACGATCAGTTGACGGGCATCGACGCATTCAGAGGGCGTGCCCGAAACATGCAGGTAGCGGCTCACGATCCGGCACGACAGCCGCTCACCATAACTCAGCACGAGAGCGAGACTCTTGCCGGAAAGCTCACGAAGCAGGAACACGCCATGCAGCACATCGTTCAGCTCGGCCATCGTCTCGTCGAGCCAAAGCATCTCCGACGACGAATCGCTACCAAACAGTTCGTGGACGATCCCGTTATGCAGGGAGGTGATGGCGTCGAGCTTTTCGCGATACGACGCATCCCCTTTTCCGGCCAGCGCCGCAGTTTCGGCAAGCATGTCGGTCACCTTGCCAATCGCCGAAACCACGACGACCAGTGGGGTACGGCTCAACTCCTGCCTTATGATACCGGCCACATTGCCGATCTTTGCCGCCGAACCAATCGACGAACCCCCGAACTTGAATACCCTCATCTTCAACCTTGCTGCGTTACCGTAATGAAATGACTCCCTAATTTCTCACGACCGGGTGAATAATACAAACCGGAAAAACACTCTTTTTGTGAGTTTGGTGTAAACCGGGAAGGCTGGTGAGTCACCAAAGCTTCGGGAACTGGGACTTTTGAGACCTCTGGGACACATGGGACAAGCACCCATTTTGTTCATGTATTCTTCCCATAAGTCCCACAAGTCCCAGTCGTCCCATTCTTCTCCCCCCAAAAAACACAGAAAGCGCCTGGTTCGAGGCGCTTTCTGACAAAATGGCTTTTGCTACCGCAGTTACTGCTTCAGAGCGTCTGCGCCAGCGACGATTTCGCTCAGCTCCTTGGTGATGGCAGCCTGGCGAGCGCGGTTGTAGCTGATGTTCAGCACGCGGATAAGCTCCTTGGCGTTCTCCGTGGCCGAATCCATCGCGGCCATACGGGCAGCCTGCTCGGCGGCGTTGGACTCCAGCATCACGCGCCACATCTGGGTGTGCAGATGCTTGGGCACAAGCTCGTCGATGATGGCCGCTGGCGAAGGCTCGTAGAGATACTCGCTGCTCGATCCTTTCTCCGCGCTCTCTTCGGGAGCGATCGGCAGAAGCTGCTCGGTTCTGAGGTTCGGCGCAAGCACCGACTTGAACTCGTTGTAAACCAGCACGACACGATCCACCTCGCCGCTCAGGTACATCTTCGACGCGGTATCGGCAATCTCCCTGGCCGAATCGAAGCTGAGATTCTGGAACACGGCAGGATAAGCCGCCGTCAGATTGTATCCCCTCTTGCGGAAAAACTCGGTGCCTTTGGTACCGGCGCAGATCATGGTGACACCACCCTTGGCGTGAAGCGCCGCGTAATCTTCGTGAATGACCCTCTGGGCCATCTTGATGATATTGGCATTGAAACCGCCGCACAGACCTCTGTCTGAAGTGACCAGAATGACCAGCACTTTATTCACCTCTTCGCGTGGCGACAGCAGGGGGTTGAGCGAGGTATCGACCTTGGTCGAAAGGGATGCGAGCATCTCCTTCAGCTTCCCGGCATACGGACGGGCCTGGATCGCCCGATCCTGCGCTCTTCTCAGTTTGGCGGCCGCAACCATCTTCATGGCCTTGGTCACCTGCTGCGTGGATTTGATACCCTTGAGGCGTATGCGTATGTCCTTTAAAGTTGGCATGTATTCCGAAACATTGTTGGTATTGCCGATAATCTTGCGGACGCCCCTGATCTCACAGGGGCGTCCGGCTCACTCTTGCATCTGCCTTCAGGCTTTATTCTTCTCCTTGAAAGAGGCGACATATTTTTCAGCCACATCCTTCAGCTTCGAGGCTACGTCATTTTCAAGCGTACCCTTTTCGGAGATGGAGGTAAGAATCTCGGGATGCCTCTGTTCGAGCATGGCGAGGAACTCCTCTTCGAAACGGCGAACCTGCTTGAGATCGACCGAATCGAGCAGACCCTGGGTACCGACAAAGATGATGGCAACCTGCTTCTCGACCGGCATCGGAATGTACTGGCCCTGCTTGAGGATTTCGACCA
This genomic window from Chlorobaculum limnaeum contains:
- a CDS encoding F0F1 ATP synthase subunit gamma, with translation MPTLKDIRIRLKGIKSTQQVTKAMKMVAAAKLRRAQDRAIQARPYAGKLKEMLASLSTKVDTSLNPLLSPREEVNKVLVILVTSDRGLCGGFNANIIKMAQRVIHEDYAALHAKGGVTMICAGTKGTEFFRKRGYNLTAAYPAVFQNLSFDSAREIADTASKMYLSGEVDRVVLVYNEFKSVLAPNLRTEQLLPIAPEESAEKGSSSEYLYEPSPAAIIDELVPKHLHTQMWRVMLESNAAEQAARMAAMDSATENAKELIRVLNISYNRARQAAITKELSEIVAGADALKQ